In Clostridium swellfunianum, a genomic segment contains:
- a CDS encoding pyridoxal phosphate-dependent aminotransferase: protein MSKEKSFIEHGGDIYTEGKFKGINLVDFSSNINFLGVPKSFKENVYKALEDITCYPDLKYREAKFHLKEYLGAEIKEENIILGNGAAEIINLAIGALKRPCIVVPSFSEYETTARSCSEEIVFCSLNEDFTYNYKSILDNMERCDGLVIANPNNPNGGVIDKKCFEEIIAYCEANKKKIIIDEAFVEFVSRDNQSFIDSCANFKCLFIIRAFTKFFAMPGIRFGYGVSSDKAFIEKLSKTQIPWNINSFAETAIKTVLKDTEYINNSKVLLYKEREYFSQKLKGFKFIDKLYESHGNFFLLKLKETSGEELFNFCLSKGILIRRCRNFRGLNDSFIRLAVKSREDNNRLLEVFMNFEKVNC, encoded by the coding sequence ATGAGTAAGGAAAAAAGCTTTATAGAGCATGGTGGAGACATATATACAGAGGGCAAGTTTAAAGGGATTAATCTTGTGGATTTTAGCTCCAATATAAATTTTTTAGGAGTTCCTAAAAGCTTTAAAGAAAATGTTTATAAGGCCTTGGAAGATATAACCTGTTATCCGGATTTGAAATATAGAGAAGCGAAATTTCACCTTAAGGAATATTTAGGGGCAGAGATAAAGGAAGAAAACATTATTTTAGGCAACGGAGCAGCAGAAATAATAAATCTGGCTATTGGAGCATTAAAAAGACCGTGTATAGTTGTTCCATCCTTTTCAGAGTATGAAACTACAGCAAGAAGCTGCAGCGAAGAAATAGTATTTTGCAGCCTAAATGAGGATTTTACCTATAACTACAAAAGCATACTAGACAATATGGAGCGCTGCGATGGTTTGGTTATTGCAAACCCTAACAACCCTAATGGGGGAGTGATTGATAAAAAGTGCTTTGAAGAAATTATCGCATATTGTGAGGCGAATAAAAAGAAAATCATAATAGATGAAGCTTTTGTGGAGTTTGTTAGTCGTGATAATCAAAGCTTTATAGATAGCTGCGCTAACTTTAAATGTCTTTTTATTATAAGAGCCTTTACCAAATTCTTTGCAATGCCGGGAATCAGATTTGGTTATGGCGTAAGTTCAGATAAGGCTTTTATTGAAAAGCTATCTAAGACACAAATACCATGGAATATAAACAGCTTTGCAGAGACTGCCATAAAAACAGTTTTAAAGGATACAGAGTACATAAATAACTCTAAAGTACTGCTTTATAAAGAAAGAGAATATTTTTCACAAAAACTGAAGGGATTTAAGTTTATAGATAAGCTTTATGAAAGTCATGGGAATTTTTTTCTTCTAAAGCTTAAGGAAACCTCAGGAGAAGAGCTTTTCAATTTCTGCCTATCAAAAGGAATACTGATAAGAAGATGCAGAAATTTCAGAGGCTTGAACGATAGTTTTATAAGATTGGCGGTAAAAAGCAGAGAAGACAATAACAGGTTATTAGAAGTATTTATGAATTTCGAAAAGGTTAATTGCTAA
- the cobT gene encoding nicotinate-nucleotide--dimethylbenzimidazole phosphoribosyltransferase, translated as MNLLKETINSITASDKEAIKKAWKHIDNLTKPLGSLGKLEEIAARYAGITGQVFNKVNKKNIVVMCSDNGICEEGVSAADQIITKVMTNGIPEMKTGVGVLASFAGSELTVVDVGVNGEIDNTKVINKKVNNGTANMCKGQAMTREEAVKAIEAGIEITDKLCSEGFDLLGTGEMGIGNTSTSAAVIASLLEIDIDELVGKGAGLTEEQFENKKRVLKKALEINKPNKEDVIDVLSKVGGFDIAGLCGCFLSAAKNNKAIVIDGVISCSAALCAYLLKPESKDYMFTSHKSDEKAVNYAFEYIGLEPILHLNMRLGEGSGCPLAFNVIEAALHVVNNMATFDGIGIDNESKDKLIDIREKETK; from the coding sequence ATGAATTTATTAAAAGAAACTATCAATTCCATAACTGCAAGTGATAAGGAGGCAATAAAAAAAGCCTGGAAGCATATTGATAATTTGACCAAACCCCTTGGAAGCCTTGGAAAGCTTGAGGAAATTGCAGCCAGATATGCTGGTATAACAGGGCAGGTTTTTAATAAGGTTAATAAGAAAAACATAGTGGTTATGTGTTCCGATAATGGAATTTGTGAAGAAGGTGTAAGCGCAGCAGATCAAATAATAACCAAAGTAATGACAAATGGTATTCCGGAAATGAAAACCGGCGTTGGTGTACTTGCTTCCTTTGCAGGTTCAGAGTTAACCGTTGTTGATGTTGGAGTTAATGGAGAAATTGATAACACAAAGGTAATAAATAAGAAAGTAAATAATGGCACTGCAAATATGTGCAAGGGCCAAGCTATGACCAGAGAAGAAGCAGTAAAAGCTATAGAAGCAGGTATAGAAATTACAGATAAGCTTTGCAGCGAAGGCTTTGATTTGCTTGGAACTGGAGAGATGGGAATTGGCAATACTTCTACCAGTGCAGCGGTTATAGCTTCGCTTTTAGAAATAGATATTGATGAGTTGGTTGGCAAAGGAGCTGGCTTAACAGAGGAGCAGTTTGAAAACAAGAAAAGAGTTTTGAAAAAAGCCTTGGAAATCAATAAGCCTAATAAGGAAGATGTTATAGATGTATTAAGCAAAGTAGGAGGCTTTGATATAGCAGGGTTATGCGGATGCTTTTTATCAGCAGCAAAAAATAACAAGGCAATAGTAATAGACGGAGTAATTTCCTGCTCAGCGGCACTATGTGCGTACCTATTAAAGCCAGAAAGCAAAGACTATATGTTCACCTCTCATAAATCTGATGAAAAGGCTGTAAATTATGCTTTTGAATATATAGGCCTGGAGCCGATTCTTCATTTAAACATGAGGCTTGGAGAAGGAAGTGGCTGCCCTCTTGCTTTTAACGTTATAGAGGCGGCACTTCATGTAGTTAACAATATGGCAACCTTTGACGGTATTGGCATAGACAATGAATCGAAGGATAAGCTCATTGATATAAGAGAAAAAGAAACAAAATAA
- a CDS encoding ABC transporter substrate-binding protein, with the protein MKKLFRNLTAALLAVIMMVSFAACTSTSTKENASKTTKEASGTKYPLTVKDSKGKEVIIDKEPKRIISVAPSITEIVYALGKGDLLVGRTDYDDYPEKVKNVESIGSLTDPNVEKIIELKPDVVIASTHFKDDVAKKLGDLGIKIVVFYNAKDFTGAYESIDTLGQILNAQDSAKSLVASMKKKIEAVEEKVKGKEAPKVYYVVGFGKDGDYTATGDTFIAQMIGMAGGKNIAKDASGWKYSLEKIIENNPEYIVISKNFGMKDQFIGTAGYKELSAVKNNKVIEIDDNLLNRQGPRLAEGVEALAKILHPELFK; encoded by the coding sequence ATGAAAAAATTATTTAGAAATTTAACAGCAGCACTATTAGCAGTAATAATGATGGTATCCTTTGCTGCTTGCACAAGCACAAGTACAAAGGAAAATGCCAGCAAAACTACAAAGGAAGCTTCAGGAACTAAATATCCACTAACAGTTAAAGATTCCAAAGGAAAAGAAGTGATAATAGATAAGGAGCCAAAGAGAATTATTTCTGTTGCTCCAAGTATTACAGAAATAGTTTATGCTCTAGGTAAGGGCGACTTACTTGTTGGAAGAACAGATTATGATGATTATCCAGAGAAGGTTAAGAACGTTGAAAGCATTGGATCCCTAACAGATCCAAATGTAGAAAAAATAATTGAATTAAAGCCAGATGTTGTTATTGCATCAACACATTTTAAAGATGATGTAGCTAAAAAGCTAGGAGATTTAGGAATAAAAATCGTTGTGTTTTATAATGCAAAGGACTTTACTGGAGCATATGAGTCAATTGATACTTTAGGACAAATATTAAATGCTCAAGACAGTGCTAAAAGCTTAGTAGCTTCAATGAAGAAAAAGATTGAAGCTGTTGAGGAAAAGGTTAAGGGAAAAGAAGCTCCAAAGGTTTACTATGTTGTAGGCTTTGGTAAAGATGGAGACTATACTGCTACTGGAGATACCTTTATAGCTCAAATGATTGGAATGGCTGGAGGAAAGAACATTGCAAAAGATGCCTCAGGTTGGAAATACAGCCTTGAAAAAATTATAGAAAATAATCCTGAATATATTGTTATATCAAAAAACTTTGGAATGAAGGATCAGTTTATAGGAACTGCTGGCTATAAAGAATTGTCTGCTGTAAAGAACAATAAGGTAATAGAAATAGATGATAATCTTTTAAACAGACAGGGTCCAAGACTAGCAGAGGGCGTTGAAGCACTAGCAAAAATACTTCATCCAGAACTTTTTAAATAA
- a CDS encoding FecCD family ABC transporter permease, translating to MKKIVVKRKKMVFAVLLLVYAAVAIAATAMGSANITPYNVLTAVLKSLPVIGEYIKGNVSNTHFLIIFMVRLPRIVMASLVGMGLSVVGASFQALFKNPMADPYVLGISSGAALGAAIAIVVKLPGNIASLSIVTIFAFIGAAATTILVYSIAQVRGKVTTTNLLLAGSAVSFLMSAMISIIMVFNQEEVNKIVFWMMGSFNASSWKNIFITAPVVLIGTATIFFFYKDFNLMLTGDDTAKTLGVDTEKLKKLIILISSLIMAVSVSFSGIIGFVGFLVPHMMRIILGPNNKALIPFSALGGALFLLLADTAARTIAAPAELPVGAVTALIGSPFFIYLLIKMKRRSG from the coding sequence ATGAAAAAAATTGTGGTAAAGAGAAAAAAAATGGTTTTTGCAGTGTTACTGCTAGTTTATGCAGCAGTTGCTATTGCAGCCACTGCCATGGGAAGCGCAAATATAACTCCATATAATGTTTTAACTGCAGTTTTAAAATCTTTACCAGTTATAGGGGAATATATTAAAGGAAATGTGTCTAATACACATTTCCTAATTATATTTATGGTAAGGCTGCCGAGAATTGTAATGGCCAGTCTGGTAGGAATGGGGCTTTCAGTAGTAGGCGCTTCCTTCCAAGCTCTATTTAAAAACCCTATGGCAGACCCATATGTGCTAGGTATATCCTCAGGAGCAGCTTTGGGTGCAGCTATTGCTATAGTTGTAAAGCTTCCAGGAAATATTGCTTCTTTGAGTATTGTAACTATATTTGCTTTTATTGGTGCTGCAGCTACAACTATTTTAGTTTATTCTATAGCGCAGGTTAGAGGGAAGGTAACAACTACGAATCTATTGCTTGCAGGAAGCGCAGTTAGCTTTTTAATGTCAGCCATGATTTCAATAATAATGGTTTTTAATCAGGAAGAAGTCAATAAAATAGTGTTTTGGATGATGGGAAGCTTTAATGCTTCAAGCTGGAAAAATATTTTTATAACAGCTCCAGTTGTACTTATTGGAACGGCGACTATTTTCTTTTTTTATAAGGATTTTAACTTAATGCTTACTGGAGATGATACAGCCAAAACTCTAGGTGTTGATACAGAAAAACTCAAAAAACTTATAATACTGATTTCTTCACTGATTATGGCTGTCAGCGTTTCTTTCTCAGGAATAATTGGGTTTGTAGGCTTTCTGGTGCCGCATATGATGAGAATTATTTTGGGTCCAAATAATAAAGCTCTAATTCCATTTTCAGCCTTAGGAGGAGCACTGTTTTTATTATTAGCAGATACAGCAGCAAGGACTATAGCTGCACCAGCAGAATTGCCTGTTGGAGCGGTTACAGCTTTAATAGGGTCTCCATTTTTCATATATCTTCTTATAAAAATGAAGAGAAGGAGTGGATAG
- a CDS encoding ABC transporter ATP-binding protein, with protein sequence MQHISVKNLSFAYAGKEILKDISLDFNKGKFYSIIGPNGSGKSTFIKNISKILAPAQKTVFINEEDILGFNSKNLAKNMAVIPQNIMIDYEFTVFDIVIMGRSPYKRRFQDFDIEDKKIAQRYMELTNTWQLKDKLITQLSGGEVQRVVAARALSQETDIILLDEPTSHLDIQYQVEFLSIFKSLKKDKVIVSVLHDLNLASIFSDELILINKGQVAAMGKPWEVINKENIKNVYNLTVEVFENPISKCPYIIPIV encoded by the coding sequence ATGCAGCATATAAGCGTGAAAAATCTTAGCTTTGCTTATGCAGGAAAAGAAATTTTAAAGGATATAAGCTTAGATTTTAACAAGGGTAAGTTTTATTCCATTATTGGACCTAATGGGTCAGGGAAATCCACTTTTATTAAAAATATTTCAAAGATACTAGCTCCAGCACAGAAAACTGTATTTATTAACGAAGAGGATATACTAGGTTTTAACAGCAAAAATCTAGCTAAAAATATGGCGGTAATTCCTCAAAATATTATGATTGACTATGAGTTTACGGTTTTTGATATAGTTATTATGGGAAGGAGCCCCTATAAAAGAAGATTTCAAGACTTTGATATAGAAGATAAAAAGATAGCTCAAAGGTATATGGAACTTACAAATACATGGCAGTTAAAGGATAAGCTTATTACACAGTTAAGCGGCGGCGAGGTGCAAAGAGTAGTGGCAGCAAGAGCCTTAAGTCAGGAAACAGATATTATCCTTTTAGATGAACCTACCTCTCACCTTGACATACAGTATCAGGTAGAATTTTTAAGCATATTTAAGAGCTTGAAAAAAGATAAGGTTATTGTTTCTGTGCTGCATGATTTGAATTTGGCTTCCATTTTTAGCGATGAACTTATACTAATCAACAAAGGACAAGTTGCTGCAATGGGAAAGCCTTGGGAGGTTATAAATAAGGAAAATATTAAAAATGTTTATAATCTTACAGTGGAAGTCTTTGAAAATCCTATTAGCAAGTGTCCATATATAATTCCTATTGTATAG
- a CDS encoding cobyrinate a,c-diamide synthase produces the protein MKSIIISSNCSGGGKSTFTLALMKALLDRGFQVQGYKTGPDYIDTAFHTHLCKKASRNLDLFMMGEEGVKASFSKGKGNVGIIEGVMGLYDGLGYDSKYSTYHLSQVLNVPIIIVITPKAQSNTLCAELLGLLNYEKANIKGVVLNNVNEAYYELLKKMIEINTPLKVLGYMPSDERIELGSRHLGLVQSSEIEDLDKKIAIAAGILENHVDVEEIINCLVETEELNKSDYAEIKYDNLIFNYQSKPLKIAYAYDKAFSFYYKDNLELFEEVGQLIPFSPMKDKKLPEDIDFLYIGGGYPEVFEKELSSNKELLTDIKTKLDKGLPAYAECGGLMYLTKGSEASRLVGFFNGLYKMSDRLVNFGYAELQVTEENHIFKKGLKINCHEFHKSYVEVEEPVIFTLNKNYYGYERSWKCGYVKKNVVAAYAHVNFYGNMEFFYSLINLAYRIKNKEFKGGRNING, from the coding sequence ATGAAAAGTATAATAATATCCTCAAATTGCAGCGGAGGCGGCAAAAGTACTTTTACTTTGGCGCTGATGAAGGCATTGCTTGATAGAGGTTTTCAGGTTCAAGGCTACAAGACGGGTCCGGATTATATAGATACTGCCTTTCATACGCATTTGTGCAAAAAAGCTTCAAGAAATTTAGATTTGTTTATGATGGGTGAGGAAGGCGTAAAAGCATCATTTTCAAAAGGTAAAGGAAATGTAGGCATAATTGAGGGTGTCATGGGCTTGTATGATGGTTTAGGCTATGACAGCAAATATTCTACCTATCATTTATCGCAGGTATTAAATGTACCTATAATAATAGTAATTACACCAAAGGCTCAAAGCAACACTCTTTGTGCAGAGCTTCTCGGTCTTTTAAATTATGAAAAGGCAAATATAAAGGGAGTAGTTCTTAACAATGTTAATGAAGCTTATTATGAGCTTTTGAAAAAGATGATAGAAATAAATACACCATTAAAAGTATTAGGCTATATGCCCAGCGATGAAAGAATTGAACTGGGAAGCAGGCATTTAGGTCTTGTTCAAAGCAGTGAAATTGAAGACTTGGATAAAAAAATAGCTATTGCTGCAGGCATTTTGGAAAACCATGTGGACGTAGAAGAAATAATAAACTGCCTAGTAGAAACAGAAGAGCTTAATAAAAGTGATTATGCTGAAATCAAATATGATAATCTGATTTTTAATTATCAAAGCAAACCGTTAAAAATAGCTTATGCTTACGATAAGGCTTTTAGCTTTTACTATAAAGACAACCTGGAGCTGTTTGAAGAAGTGGGTCAACTAATTCCTTTTAGTCCTATGAAAGATAAAAAGCTGCCTGAGGATATAGATTTTCTTTATATTGGCGGCGGTTATCCAGAGGTTTTTGAAAAGGAGCTAAGCAGCAATAAAGAACTGTTAACAGATATAAAAACTAAATTGGATAAAGGGCTTCCGGCCTATGCAGAGTGCGGCGGGCTGATGTATTTAACTAAAGGCTCGGAAGCTAGCAGGCTGGTTGGATTCTTCAACGGTCTATATAAAATGAGTGACAGACTTGTGAATTTTGGGTATGCAGAACTGCAGGTGACAGAGGAAAACCACATCTTTAAGAAGGGTTTAAAGATAAATTGCCACGAATTTCATAAAAGCTATGTAGAAGTAGAAGAGCCTGTCATATTTACATTAAATAAAAACTACTATGGCTATGAAAGAAGCTGGAAGTGCGGCTATGTTAAAAAGAATGTGGTTGCAGCCTATGCACATGTTAATTTTTATGGAAACATGGAATTTTTCTATAGTCTAATTAATCTGGCGTACAGAATAAAAAATAAAGAGTTCAAGGGAGGAAGAAATATTAATGGATAA
- a CDS encoding cob(I)yrinic acid a,c-diamide adenosyltransferase — protein sequence MDKLEKGYVQVYTGNGKGKTTAAIGQAMRAVGNGLRVYMLQFLKTDPTGELEISKLIGDKFQIFRFESKKGFFWTLNDAEKAVLKEEVNRAYEFAVEVIKNNSCDVFIMDEIMGILSNKLLTEQQVIELIDNKPSSMEIILTGRNVPASIKDRADLVTEMKEIKHYMEKGVFSREGIEY from the coding sequence ATGGATAAGTTGGAAAAGGGATATGTTCAAGTATACACTGGAAATGGAAAAGGAAAGACAACCGCAGCCATAGGCCAAGCAATGAGAGCTGTAGGAAATGGACTAAGGGTATACATGCTTCAGTTTCTTAAAACTGATCCCACAGGAGAGCTTGAAATCTCAAAGCTTATAGGAGATAAATTTCAGATTTTCAGATTTGAAAGTAAAAAAGGCTTCTTCTGGACTCTTAATGATGCTGAGAAAGCTGTTTTAAAGGAAGAAGTAAACAGAGCTTATGAATTTGCAGTAGAAGTTATTAAAAACAACAGCTGTGATGTGTTTATAATGGATGAGATTATGGGCATTCTTTCAAACAAGCTTTTAACAGAACAACAGGTTATAGAACTAATAGATAACAAACCAAGCTCTATGGAAATTATTTTAACAGGAAGAAATGTACCAGCTTCTATAAAGGATAGGGCTGATTTAGTGACAGAAATGAAAGAAATAAAGCACTACATGGAAAAAGGTGTTTTTTCAAGAGAAGGAATTGAATATTAG
- a CDS encoding chromate transporter — MIFLKLFISFFKIGLFSFGGGYAMIPLIQSELEANNWLSSSEFIDIIAIAEMTPGPIAVNSATFVGYKAAGFWGGIVATFGVALPSLLLILIISNVFFKFQKHPLNIMIFYGIRPVIAGLILSAAIVVAKTAFFHESVVSTGSFGKALATNPLSIINFEGAIIFVISLIALIKFKLHPILVLLGSGAIGVLFYYIK; from the coding sequence ATGATATTTTTAAAGTTATTTATTTCCTTTTTCAAAATAGGATTATTCAGCTTTGGCGGCGGCTATGCCATGATTCCTTTAATCCAAAGTGAACTAGAAGCAAATAATTGGCTTAGTTCTTCAGAATTTATTGATATAATCGCAATAGCTGAAATGACTCCTGGACCAATTGCGGTTAATTCTGCAACCTTTGTTGGTTATAAAGCAGCTGGTTTTTGGGGTGGAATAGTAGCAACCTTTGGTGTTGCACTACCTTCCTTGCTGCTTATCCTTATTATTTCAAATGTTTTCTTTAAGTTTCAAAAGCATCCACTAAACATCATGATATTTTATGGTATTAGACCTGTGATTGCAGGGCTTATTCTTTCTGCAGCAATTGTAGTTGCAAAAACTGCCTTTTTCCATGAAAGTGTTGTATCAACAGGTTCATTTGGAAAAGCCTTAGCTACTAATCCACTTAGCATCATAAACTTTGAAGGAGCAATAATCTTTGTAATAAGTTTAATTGCTCTTATAAAGTTCAAGCTTCATCCTATACTTGTACTTCTTGGTTCTGGAGCAATAGGTGTATTATTTTACTATATTAAATAA
- a CDS encoding chromate transporter: MLRKDKFKMLFELFLCFFKIGCFTFGGGFAMIPLIEREIVTNKKWVTEEEVIDVFAVSQSLPGAIAINTSTFIGYKIIGRAGAIAATAGVILPSVIIITLIAAFFSIFNNNPVFEAIFSGIRPAIVSLILIAGLKIGKSSVKDKIGAIIMLSTLTLVTIFDVHAIIAVVGGALIGITIYKLFPKVSEKIVNTGGDKK, encoded by the coding sequence ATGTTAAGAAAAGATAAGTTTAAAATGTTATTTGAGCTGTTTTTATGTTTCTTTAAAATTGGCTGCTTTACTTTCGGAGGCGGCTTTGCCATGATTCCTCTGATTGAAAGAGAAATAGTCACCAATAAAAAATGGGTGACAGAAGAAGAAGTTATAGATGTATTTGCAGTTTCTCAATCATTGCCTGGTGCAATAGCAATTAATACATCCACTTTTATCGGATATAAGATTATTGGTAGGGCTGGTGCAATTGCCGCTACTGCAGGAGTTATACTGCCTTCAGTGATAATCATTACTCTTATTGCTGCATTTTTTTCAATATTTAACAATAACCCTGTATTTGAAGCAATTTTTTCAGGAATAAGACCTGCTATAGTATCGCTAATACTGATAGCTGGACTAAAAATCGGCAAATCTTCTGTTAAAGACAAAATTGGTGCAATTATTATGCTGTCAACTCTTACACTAGTAACAATTTTTGATGTACATGCCATAATTGCTGTAGTTGGCGGCGCATTGATAGGAATAACAATATACAAGTTATTTCCAAAGGTTTCAGAAAAAATTGTTAATACGGGCGGTGATAAGAAATGA
- a CDS encoding ROK family transcriptional regulator produces MHKLSYFNENSKLLLSLIQKKGPIAKSELLLIGNMTLSTLQRAIKPLIDEGLIIESAIGESTGGRKPTLYDINPKDFYVIGVDISRTYLRVVITNLNISNIFLEKVLPISSPQESVRVICNTITEKLNQLSIPKSMVLGIGIGTVGPLDREKGLILNPRNFPSNEWVNFPLKMEIEKNLNLPAFIDNGANCAVLAEQLFGAGSSFKSVSYFNLGIGVRTGIISSGSLIRTTTDSEDSFGHMVIDMDGDKCSCGNYGCVECYCSINAIKNKFISKVKIGRNTSSSKPLDEITYMDICKMAENGDELAKEVITNSASVFGLALANYINLLNPELVILSGPLIKYSPLFYSVATATASKRFYLKDRSKIIFNKGGNFQDNSIALGSAAMVFEDLLSK; encoded by the coding sequence ATGCATAAACTTAGTTATTTCAATGAAAACAGCAAACTTTTATTAAGTTTAATACAAAAAAAAGGTCCCATTGCTAAAAGCGAACTTTTACTTATCGGCAACATGACATTAAGTACATTGCAGCGTGCAATAAAACCATTAATAGATGAAGGGCTTATTATCGAATCTGCCATTGGTGAATCTACCGGTGGGCGAAAACCAACTTTATATGATATAAATCCTAAAGATTTTTATGTCATTGGAGTAGATATATCACGGACTTATTTGCGCGTAGTTATTACAAACCTTAATATAAGCAATATATTTTTAGAAAAGGTTCTGCCTATTTCTTCACCTCAGGAAAGTGTCAGGGTAATTTGTAATACAATAACTGAGAAGCTAAACCAGCTGTCCATACCTAAGTCAATGGTGTTGGGTATTGGAATTGGCACAGTAGGGCCTCTTGATAGAGAAAAAGGGCTAATTTTAAACCCGAGAAATTTCCCTTCAAATGAATGGGTCAACTTTCCACTAAAGATGGAAATTGAGAAGAATTTAAATCTTCCCGCTTTTATTGATAATGGTGCTAATTGTGCGGTATTGGCTGAACAATTATTTGGTGCAGGAAGTAGCTTTAAAAGTGTTTCTTATTTTAACTTAGGCATAGGAGTACGAACAGGAATTATATCTTCTGGAAGCTTGATTAGAACTACTACCGATTCTGAAGATTCCTTTGGTCATATGGTAATTGATATGGACGGTGACAAATGCAGCTGTGGAAACTATGGATGCGTGGAATGCTATTGTTCTATTAATGCCATAAAAAATAAATTTATATCAAAAGTAAAGATTGGAAGAAATACTAGTTCTTCTAAACCTTTAGATGAAATTACGTATATGGATATCTGTAAAATGGCTGAAAATGGAGATGAGCTCGCTAAAGAAGTAATAACCAACTCAGCATCAGTTTTTGGTTTAGCCCTTGCTAATTATATTAATCTATTAAATCCTGAGCTTGTTATCTTAAGCGGTCCATTAATTAAATACTCGCCGCTATTTTATAGCGTAGCTACAGCAACAGCATCTAAAAGATTTTATCTTAAAGATAGAAGCAAGATTATTTTTAATAAAGGAGGGAATTTTCAAGATAATTCTATAGCTCTAGGTTCTGCGGCTATGGTGTTTGAAGACTTACTAAGCAAATAA
- a CDS encoding ROK family transcriptional regulator has translation MNHTKKIGNSQIREDHKTKVLNYIRINNAVSRTDIYKSTNISKPTVTRVIEQLLEEGLVIEGGTAAGESDVGRRPVYVQINPSAYYCVGVNISKSAIQASIIDLSMNIIYKKTTSIKRINGVDDFKHIVLSCINEILGQVNNIDRSKILGIGIGVPGTVDYNKGTIMTFASKPDIVDVNLKDFIEEELKLQVFIDNNAKTRALGEYWYGYGIGYKNIIFVVCSEGIGSGIITDGNLLRGKNNVTGEFGQMIINVDGGFNSVEACCALGSVESSVKALLKQGNQSVLIDLAKGDIESIDYKLICKGAAKGDLLCIEQLKHAASILSIGLVNTIQIVNPEIIILSGELFDESEYFYELVKEYTRDRLLNILTQDTVFARRKVVDGLYEIGAATLIYKRFFQD, from the coding sequence ATGAATCACACAAAAAAAATAGGAAATTCACAAATAAGAGAAGATCATAAGACTAAGGTTCTGAATTATATAAGAATTAATAATGCTGTTTCCCGTACAGATATTTATAAAAGTACGAACATTTCAAAACCTACTGTTACTAGAGTCATAGAACAGCTATTGGAGGAAGGCTTAGTTATAGAAGGCGGAACTGCTGCTGGAGAATCGGATGTAGGGAGAAGGCCTGTTTATGTTCAGATTAATCCTTCAGCTTACTATTGCGTTGGAGTAAATATATCAAAGAGTGCAATACAAGCTTCCATTATTGATTTATCCATGAATATAATCTATAAAAAAACTACTAGTATAAAGCGTATTAATGGAGTTGATGATTTTAAACATATAGTGCTAAGCTGTATTAATGAGATTCTAGGCCAGGTTAATAACATAGATAGGTCTAAAATCCTGGGCATAGGCATAGGCGTACCTGGAACTGTAGACTATAATAAAGGAACCATTATGACATTTGCTTCAAAGCCTGACATTGTGGATGTAAATCTCAAGGATTTCATTGAGGAAGAATTAAAGCTTCAAGTTTTTATAGATAACAATGCCAAAACCAGGGCTCTTGGAGAGTATTGGTATGGTTATGGAATTGGATATAAGAATATAATTTTTGTAGTTTGCAGCGAAGGAATAGGAAGCGGTATTATTACAGATGGAAATTTATTGCGAGGAAAGAATAACGTTACTGGTGAATTTGGCCAGATGATTATAAATGTTGATGGAGGGTTTAATTCAGTCGAAGCTTGCTGCGCACTTGGGTCAGTAGAGAGTTCTGTGAAAGCTCTTTTAAAGCAGGGAAATCAATCAGTGCTGATTGATTTAGCTAAGGGAGATATAGAATCTATTGATTACAAGTTAATTTGTAAGGGTGCAGCTAAAGGTGATCTATTATGCATTGAGCAATTAAAACATGCTGCAAGCATTTTAAGTATTGGATTAGTTAATACAATACAAATTGTTAATCCAGAGATTATTATTCTTTCTGGTGAACTATTTGATGAAAGTGAGTACTTCTATGAGCTAGTAAAGGAGTATACAAGAGACAGATTATTGAATATTTTAACTCAGGACACGGTATTCGCAAGGCGTAAAGTAGTAGATGGCTTATATGAAATTGGGGCTGCAACCTTAATTTATAAACGTTTCTTTCAAGATTAA